The following proteins are encoded in a genomic region of Sander lucioperca isolate FBNREF2018 chromosome 23, SLUC_FBN_1.2, whole genome shotgun sequence:
- the LOC116061931 gene encoding activin receptor type-2B-like: MFLSWLTCALLLGTLCAGLSHGDADTLECLYYNVNYEAERTNQSGVERCEGEADKRSHCYASWRNSSGSIQLVKKGCWLDDFNCYDRQECVATEDSPQVFFCCCEGNFCNERFTHLPDANGPLIKAPPPSVLSVMVYCLLPVSMMTMVLLAAVWMYRHRKPPYGHAHINQDPAAPSSPPLLRLQPLQLLEVKASGRFGCVWKAQMMNQHVAVKIFPFQNKESWQTETDIFMTPGMRHENILKFIAAEKRGNHHDAELWLITQFHQRGSLADFLKGNIVSWTELCHVAESMACGLAYLHEDIPRLKGEGPKPAIAHRDFKSKNVMLRLDLTAVIGDFGLAVRFEPGEPPGETHGQVGTRRYMAPEVLEGAINFQRDAFLRIDMYAMGLVLWELVSRCKAADGPVDEYMLPFEEEVGQHPSLEDLQEVVVHKKLRPAVKELWLKHSGLAQICETVEECWDHDAEARLSAGCVEERIAQARRHNGTIGLPSSDHHALLVPVPMVTNVDIAPKETNT; encoded by the exons ATGTTTCTCTCCTGGCTGACCTGTGCACTTCTGCTGGGAACTTTATGTGCAG GGCTGAGCCACGGTGACGCCGACACCCTGGAGTGTCTGTACTACAACGTGAACTACGAGGCAGAGCGGACCAATCAGAGTGGCGTGGAGCGCTGCGAGGGCGAGGCGGACAAACGCTCGCACTGCTACGCCTCGTGGAGGAACAGCTCAGGCTCCATCCAGCTGGTGAAGAAAGGCTGCTGGCTGGACGACTTCAACTGCTACGACCG ACAGGAGTGCGTGGCGACGGAGGACAGTCCTCAGGTCTTCTTCTGCTGCTGCGAGGGAAACTTCTGCAACGAGAGGTTCACACACCTGCCGGACGCCAACGGACCGC TGATCAAAGCCCCGCCCCCCAGCGTGTTGAGCGTCATGGTGTACTGCCTGCTTCCCGTCTCCATGATGACTATGGTGCTGCTCGCTGCCGTCTGGATGTACCGCCACCGGAAACCTCCGTACGGACACGCCCACATCAACCAG gacccTGCAGcaccctcctccccccctctgcTCCGTCTGCAGCCCCTGCAGCTGTTGGAAGTGAAGGCCAGCGGACGCTTCGGCTGCGTCTGGAAAGCTCAGATGATGAACCAACACGTGGCCGTCAAGATCTTCCCCTTCCAG AATAAGGAGTCTTGGCAGACGGAGACGGACATCTTCATGACTCCGGGGATGAGACATGAAAACATCCTGAAGTTCATCGCTGCAGAGAAACGAGGAAATCACCACGACGCAGAACTGTGGCTCATCACCCAGTTCCACCAGAGG ggCTCTCTGGCAGACTTCCTGAAGGGAAACATCGTCAGCTGGACCGAGCTGTGCCACGTAGCCGAGTCGATGGCGTGCGGCCTGGCTTACCTTCACGAAGACATTCCTCGCCTGAAGGGGGAGGGGCCCAAACCGGCCATCGCCCACAG gGACTTTAAGAGTAAGAACGTCATGTTGCGTTTGGACCTCACGGCGGTGATCGGGGACTTTGGTCTCGCCGTTCGCTTCGAGCCGGGGGAACCGCCCGGAGAGACGCACGGACAG gtgggCACCAGGCGTTACATGGCTCCGGAGGTTTTAGAGGGAGCCATCAACTTCCAGCGAGATGCCTTCCTCCGAATCGACATGTACGCCATGGGACTGGTGCTGTGGGAGCTGGTGTCCCGCTGCAAGGCTGCCgatg gtccGGTGGATGAGTACATGCTGCCGTTTGAGGAGGAGGTGGGTCAGCATCCGTCTCTGGAGGATCTTCAGGAAGTCGTCGTCCACAAGAAGCTGAGACCGGCCGTCAAAGAGCTCTGGCTCAAACACAGC GGCCTGGCTCAGATCTGTGAGACGGTGGAGGAGTGCTGGGATCACGACGCCGAAGCTCGCCTCTCGGCCGGCTGCGTGGAGGAGCGGATCGCTCAGGCTCGCCGCCACAACGGCACCATCGGCCTGCCTTCCTCCGACCACCATGCCCTACTCGTACCCGTTCCCATGGTAACCAACGTGGACATAGCGCCCAAAGAGACCAATACATGA